The DNA segment TAATTTTTTATAAATAGTTTTTACTTCAGATGGGTTCATTCTAATCTGTTTAAAATCAAAATGAATTGGCATTGAACTAACTTCAATTTTGCCGCCAACATAATAGCTTCCTTCTATAGAGAAAAGATAATTTACCCCAGGATGATTCCTATCGGTTGTTCCATAAACTTTTTGAGCTTCTTTAGCAGGCTCTACCTTCCACATTTCCTCTATATGCATTATAGCTAAAAGATAACCTTCAGGGTCACGTAAAGCAACTGATTGTCCAGATTCAAGGGTTTTAGCTTTTATTTCAGGAATATCAAGACAAATTGGCAATGGCCATAAGGAACCGCTTTGTAGTCTCATTCTATCAATAACAGATTCATAATCCGCCCTCGTCATAAAACCTTCAAGCGGTGAAAAGCAACCTGACGCGAGGAGTTCCAAATCGTATATATGTCTGTCATTAAGAACAATTTCCGGAAGCTTTGCAGCGATTTCTTTTAAAATTTCTTTTCTTTCTTCCGTTACAAGTAAATTTACTAATTCGTCTGTTTTGTTTTCATGATCTTCTTGATTATTCAATTATTTTCCCCCTTTAATAACTAATCATTCACCATTCTATCGCAGAGTTATTTCAGCCTTAAAGCCATCAGCTTCAAGACGTTTTAACAAAACTTCAGCTTTATTTTTATCTTCAAAAGCGCCAATAATAAGTTTTACAGCTTCTTTATTTCCATAAGACATAGTATAAGGCAAATATCCTTTAGCTGAAATATTGTCAATTATAGTATTTAATGGATAATCTTTATGTGCAACACCTAATTGAATAGTAAAGGGAGTTTTCATTGGATTGGCATAATCAAAGCCATTTTTTTTCATCAATGAAGCACTTAATTTTGCATCATCAAGTGTTTCATAGTATCCTATAAAAACTCGGTGCCACTCGCCTCCTTTTGAAGGAATAATTGCAAGTGAAGTAAAAACAGAATTGTATCCCTGTGCTTTCAGTTTTTGAGCAAACTCAACTGCTTTATTGCTTTCTTGCAACGATTTAACGTGGATCGTATAGGGAAATCTGAAATCATCAGTTAATTCTTCTAAATTTATAACGGGCAGATCTTGATGCACAGGCTTGGATGTTTCGGATGGACTATCTGGTTTTGTTTTTTTTTCCAATTGAGTTTCAATTAGGGAAACTATTGGAGATGTAAGAGATATTTTTGAATCTGTATTTGAAGCATTT comes from the Desulfobacterales bacterium genome and includes:
- a CDS encoding SPOR domain-containing protein, which codes for MILVILLLGGIYLYFSIFPKYASSKKSELNKDKVKSENVFKIDESELNTNASNTDSKISLTSPIVSLIETQLEKKTKPDSPSETSKPVHQDLPVINLEELTDDFRFPYTIHVKSLQESNKAVEFAQKLKAQGYNSVFTSLAIIPSKGGEWHRVFIGYYETLDDAKLSASLMKKNGFDYANPMKTPFTIQLGVAHKDYPLNTIIDNISAKGYLPYTMSYGNKEAVKLIIGAFEDKNKAEVLLKRLEADGFKAEITLR